The Benincasa hispida cultivar B227 chromosome 9, ASM972705v1, whole genome shotgun sequence genome has a segment encoding these proteins:
- the LOC120087112 gene encoding glutamine synthetase nodule isozyme-like yields MSLLFDLINLNLTDTTEKIIAEYVWIGGSGLDLRSKARTLPGPVTDPAKLPKWNYDGSSTNQAPGDNSEVIIYPQAVFKDPFRRGNNILVMCDAYTPAGEPIPTNKRFNAAKIFSNPDVIAEEPWYGIEQEYTLLQKDIHWPLGWPVGGFPGPQGPYYCGTGADKAFGRDIVDAHYKACLYAGINISGINGEVMPGQWEYQVGPAVGIASGDQLWMSRYILERIAEIAGVVVTFDPKPIQGDWNGAGAHTNYSTKSMRNDGGIDVIKKAIEKLSLRHKEHIAAYGEGNERRLTGRHETADINTFSWGVANRGASVRVGRETEKAGKGYFEDRRPASNMDPYVVTSMIAETTILGKP; encoded by the exons ATGTCTCTCCTCTTCGATCTCATCAATCTTAACCTCACTGATACCACCGAGAAGATCATCGCCGAATACGTATG GATCGGAGGATCGGGACTCGATTTGAGGAGCAAAGCTAGG aCTCTTCCGGGCCCGGTAACCGATCCAGCGAAACTCCCAAAGTGGAACTACGACGGTTCCAGTACGAATCAAGCCCCCGGAGACAACAGTGAAGTCATCATATA TCCCCAGGCGGTTTTCAAGGATCCGTTCAGAAGAGGAAACAACATCCTG GTGATGTGTGATGCCTATACGCCAGCTGGAGAGCCGATTCCCACCAACAAGAGATTCAACGCCGCCAAGATTTTTAGCAACCCTGACGTCATTGCCGAGGAACCTTG GTATGGAATTGAACAGGAATACACTCTCCTCCAAAAGGATATTCACTGGCCCCTCGGTTGGCCCGTCGGTGGCTTCCCAGGCCCACAG GGTCCTTACTACTGTGGTACAGGAGCAGACAAGGCCTTCGGTCGAGATATTGTGGACGCTCACTATAAGGCCTGCCTTTATGCCGGAATCAATATTAGTGGAATCAATGGTGAAGTCATGCCCGGACAG TGGGAATACCAAGTCGGTCCTGCCGTTGGTATTGCTTCTGGTGATCAGCTATGGATGTCCCGATACATCCTCGAG AGGATCGCAGAAATTGCAGGAGTCGTTGTCACCTTCGACCCAAAGCCAATTCAG GGCGATTGGAATGGCGCTGGTGCTCACACCAATTACAG CACCAAATCAATGAGAAACGACGGTGGTATTGATGTGATCAAGAAGGCCATCGAAAAACTGAGTTTGCGCCATAAAGAACACATTGCTGCTTATGGAGAAGGCAACGAGAGGAGGTTGACTGGCCGCCATGAAACTGCAGATATCAACACCTTCTCTTGG GGAGTTGCAAACAGAGGAGCCTCTGTTCGTGTTGGCCGCGAAACTGAAAAGGCCGGCAAAG GCTACTTCGAGGATCGAAGGCCAGCTTCAAACATGGATCCTTACGTCGTGACTTCCATGATCGCCGAAACAACCATTCTGGGGAAGCCTTAA